The following proteins are co-located in the Sphingomonas panacis genome:
- a CDS encoding CsbD family protein, translated as MGELGDKIKGNVNEAIGKVKQHSDDPATRDEGAAQELKGKGEQVKGKIKGALGDDI; from the coding sequence ATGGGCGAACTCGGCGACAAAATCAAAGGCAACGTCAACGAAGCTATTGGCAAGGTCAAGCAGCACAGCGACGATCCGGCGACCCGTGACGAAGGCGCCGCTCAGGAGCTGAAGGGCAAGGGCGAGCAGGTCAAGGGCAAGATCAAGGGCGCGCTCGGCGACGACATCTGA
- the accB gene encoding acetyl-CoA carboxylase biotin carboxyl carrier protein: MTDNTATSGAMRIDVDLVRQLAEMLDATDLTEIEVEDGDRKIRIARKAAQVAAAPMHYAAPAPAAPVAAAALPEIVASPAPSANAVKSPMVGTVYLSAEPGAKAFVGVGDRVAAGETLLIVEAMKVMNPIVAPSAGTVKAILVENGQPVEFDQPLVVVE, translated from the coding sequence ATGACCGATAACACAGCAACTTCCGGCGCGATGCGGATCGATGTCGATCTGGTCCGCCAGCTCGCCGAGATGCTCGACGCGACCGATCTCACCGAGATCGAGGTCGAGGACGGCGACCGCAAGATCCGCATCGCGCGCAAGGCCGCACAGGTCGCGGCGGCACCGATGCACTATGCCGCGCCTGCGCCGGCCGCGCCGGTCGCGGCGGCGGCTCTGCCGGAGATCGTCGCATCGCCCGCGCCGAGCGCCAATGCAGTCAAATCGCCGATGGTCGGCACGGTCTATCTCTCGGCCGAGCCGGGCGCCAAGGCGTTCGTCGGCGTGGGCGACCGGGTCGCGGCGGGCGAGACGCTGCTGATCGTCGAAGCGATGAAGGTGATGAACCCGATCGTCGCGCCCTCGGCGGGGACGGTGAAGGCGATTCTGGTCGAGAACGGCCAGCCGGTCGAGTTCGATCAGCCGCTGGTGGTCGTCGAATAA
- the grxD gene encoding Grx4 family monothiol glutaredoxin — protein sequence MTTETSGDTQARLADMVGKSDVLLFMKGSPLFPQCGFSSRAVAILNHVGVEFDSVDVLQDQAVRQGIKAFSDWPTIPQLYVKGEFVGGSDIMMEMYESGELAQLLTDAGLVKAA from the coding sequence GACCACCGAAACCAGTGGCGACACCCAGGCCCGCCTCGCCGACATGGTCGGCAAGAGCGACGTGCTTCTGTTCATGAAGGGCAGCCCGCTGTTCCCGCAGTGCGGCTTTTCGAGCCGTGCCGTCGCGATCCTCAACCATGTCGGCGTCGAGTTCGACAGCGTCGACGTGTTGCAGGATCAGGCGGTGCGCCAGGGCATCAAGGCGTTCTCGGACTGGCCGACGATCCCGCAACTCTACGTCAAGGGCGAGTTCGTCGGCGGATCGGACATCATGATGGAAATGTACGAGAGCGGCGAACTGGCACAGTTGCTGACCGACGCTGGGCTGGTGAAAGCCGCCTGA
- the thiS gene encoding sulfur carrier protein ThiS, whose protein sequence is MHTDGTLSIQVNGEHRRVRAGLSLADLAADLGLAPEKVAVERNLSVVPRSTLAQVLVEDGDELEIVHFVGGGDHAGPVAQDTWTVAGRTFRSRLIVGTGKYKDFAQNAAALEASGAEIVTVAVRRVNVSDRNAPMLTDFIDPKKVTYLPNTAGCFDAESAIRTLRLAREAGGWDLVKLEVLGEAKTLYPDMVETLRATEVLAKEGFLPMVYCVDDPIAAKRLENVGAVAIMPLGAPIGSGLGIQNQVTIRLIVEGAGVPVLVDAGVGTASDAAAAMELGCDGVLMNTAIAEAKDPIMMAAAMKAGVEAGRLAYLAGRMGKRRYADPSSPLSGLI, encoded by the coding sequence ATGCATACAGATGGAACTCTCTCGATTCAGGTCAATGGCGAGCATCGCCGCGTGCGCGCCGGGCTGAGCCTCGCCGATCTGGCGGCCGATCTTGGCCTCGCGCCGGAGAAGGTCGCGGTCGAGCGCAATCTGTCGGTGGTGCCGCGCTCGACGCTGGCGCAGGTGCTGGTCGAGGACGGCGACGAACTCGAGATCGTGCATTTCGTGGGCGGTGGCGATCATGCCGGGCCTGTCGCGCAGGACACTTGGACGGTGGCGGGGCGCACGTTCCGCTCGCGGCTGATCGTCGGCACCGGCAAGTACAAGGATTTCGCGCAGAACGCCGCCGCGCTCGAGGCGTCGGGCGCCGAGATCGTCACCGTCGCGGTGCGGCGCGTCAACGTGTCGGACCGCAATGCGCCGATGCTGACCGATTTCATCGATCCGAAGAAGGTCACCTATCTCCCCAACACCGCCGGCTGCTTCGATGCGGAATCGGCGATCCGCACGCTTCGGCTGGCGCGCGAGGCGGGCGGCTGGGATCTCGTCAAGCTCGAGGTGCTGGGCGAGGCGAAGACTTTGTACCCCGACATGGTCGAGACGCTGCGCGCCACCGAGGTGCTGGCCAAGGAGGGCTTCCTGCCGATGGTCTATTGCGTCGATGATCCGATCGCGGCGAAGCGGCTGGAGAATGTCGGCGCGGTCGCGATCATGCCGCTCGGCGCGCCGATCGGCTCGGGGCTCGGTATCCAGAATCAGGTGACGATCCGGCTGATCGTCGAAGGCGCCGGCGTGCCGGTGCTGGTCGACGCCGGCGTCGGCACCGCATCGGACGCGGCGGCGGCGATGGAACTCGGGTGCGACGGCGTGCTGATGAATACCGCGATCGCCGAGGCCAAAGACCCGATCATGATGGCCGCCGCGATGAAGGCGGGCGTCGAGGCGGGGCGGCTCGCCTATCTCGCCGGGCGGATGGGTAAGCGGCGTTACGCCGACCCGTCGAGCCCGCTGTCGGGGCTGATCTGA
- the accC gene encoding acetyl-CoA carboxylase biotin carboxylase subunit, with protein sequence MPEIKKLLIANRGEIALRIHRACHEMGIQTVAVHSTADADAMHVRLADQAICIGPPAAGESYLNIPNIISAAEISGADAIHPGYGFLSENAKFAEIVEAHGLIFVGPKPEHIRTMGDKVEAKRTAGALGLPLVPGSDGAISDIVEAREIAARIGYPVIIKAASGGGGRGMKVCASEDELETLMQQAGSEAKAAFGDATVYLEKYLGNPRHIEFQVFGDGKGEAIHLGERDCSLQRRHQKVLEEAPSPVLGPEDRARMGGIVAKAMADMAYRGAGTIEFLWEDGEFYFIEMNTRLQVEHPVTEAITGMDLVREQIRIAEGHPLSVRQEELEFRGHAIECRINAEDPRTFAPSPGRVDYYHAPGGMHVRVDSGLYAGYRIPPYYDSMIAKLIVYGRTREGCILRLRRALEEFVIDGVKTTIPLHQALLEDPEFQAGDYTIKWLEDWLARPENQD encoded by the coding sequence ATGCCCGAAATCAAGAAGCTCCTGATCGCCAATCGCGGCGAGATCGCCTTGCGCATCCATCGCGCCTGTCACGAGATGGGCATCCAGACGGTCGCGGTGCATTCGACCGCCGATGCCGACGCGATGCACGTGCGGCTCGCCGATCAGGCGATCTGCATCGGGCCGCCGGCGGCGGGCGAGAGCTATCTCAACATCCCCAACATCATCTCGGCGGCGGAGATTTCGGGCGCGGACGCGATCCACCCGGGCTACGGCTTCCTTTCGGAGAACGCCAAGTTCGCCGAGATCGTCGAGGCGCACGGGCTGATCTTCGTCGGGCCGAAGCCCGAACATATCCGCACGATGGGCGACAAGGTCGAGGCGAAGCGCACCGCCGGCGCGCTCGGGCTGCCGCTGGTGCCGGGCTCGGACGGCGCGATCAGCGACATCGTCGAGGCGCGCGAGATCGCGGCGCGGATCGGCTATCCGGTCATCATCAAGGCGGCCTCGGGCGGCGGCGGGCGTGGCATGAAGGTGTGCGCGTCCGAAGACGAGCTCGAAACGCTGATGCAGCAGGCCGGCAGCGAGGCGAAAGCCGCGTTCGGCGATGCCACCGTCTATCTCGAAAAATATCTCGGCAACCCGCGCCACATCGAGTTCCAGGTGTTCGGCGACGGCAAGGGCGAGGCGATCCACCTCGGCGAGCGCGACTGCTCGCTCCAGCGCCGCCACCAGAAGGTGCTGGAGGAAGCCCCCTCCCCCGTGCTCGGGCCGGAGGATCGCGCGCGCATGGGCGGCATCGTCGCCAAGGCGATGGCCGACATGGCCTATCGCGGCGCGGGCACGATCGAGTTCCTGTGGGAAGACGGCGAGTTCTACTTCATCGAGATGAACACCCGGCTTCAGGTCGAGCATCCCGTCACCGAGGCGATCACCGGCATGGATCTGGTGCGCGAGCAGATCCGCATCGCCGAGGGGCATCCGCTGTCGGTGCGGCAGGAGGAGCTGGAGTTCCGCGGCCACGCGATCGAATGCCGCATCAACGCCGAAGACCCGCGCACCTTCGCGCCCTCGCCGGGGCGGGTGGACTATTATCACGCGCCGGGCGGCATGCACGTGCGCGTCGATAGCGGGCTGTATGCGGGCTATCGCATCCCGCCGTATTACGATTCGATGATCGCCAAGCTGATCGTCTATGGTCGCACCCGCGAGGGCTGCATCCTGCGGCTGCGCCGCGCGCTGGAAGAGTTCGTGATCGACGGGGTCAAGACGACGATCCCGCTGCATCAGGCGCTGCTCGAAGACCCCGAGTTCCAGGCCGGCGACTACACGATCAAATGGCTCGAAGACTGGCTCGCGCGCCCCGAGAACCAGGACTGA
- a CDS encoding thiamine pyrophosphate-binding protein, with product MASDSANPATLRTGGRILVDQLRAQGCDRIFTVPGESFLAVLDALHDTPAIDLVVCRQEGGVGFMACADGALTGRPGIAFVTRGPGATNASIGVHVAMQDSQPMILFIGDVDRGTRDREAFQEINFEAMFTPIAKWAARIDDARRIPEYVARAYATAMNGRPGPVVLALPEDMLKDVVEAVDRPRVDRVVQATDPIQIAALGGALDGAERPMLLIGGAGWDDAAARDIAQWAERSGVPVASAFRRQDAVPNDCPVWAGNLGYGPNPKLVERIRAADLLLVIGARLGEATTDGYTLITPEHPGQTLVHIHPDPDELGSVYRADLAICADMASFADGLLSIDIPPRTTGAEAHAEYLAWSTPAPRPGLALDLGPCVAAMRERLPADTIICNGAGNYSGWWHRYWRYDLHSQLAPTCGAMGYGVPAATAAALRHPDRQVVALAGDGCFLMNGQELATAVAQDADMLVLVIDNSGYGTIRMHQERDYPGRVSGTRLHNPDFAALGRAYGCWAETVETTEAFAPALDRALAQGGVKLLHLKTEMRAISAGAMLAGEA from the coding sequence ATGGCTTCAGATTCCGCAAACCCCGCCACTCTCCGCACCGGCGGCCGCATCCTCGTCGATCAACTGCGCGCGCAGGGCTGCGACCGGATCTTCACCGTCCCCGGCGAGAGTTTCCTCGCTGTGCTCGACGCGCTGCACGACACGCCCGCGATCGACCTCGTCGTATGCCGGCAGGAAGGCGGCGTCGGCTTCATGGCGTGCGCGGACGGCGCGCTGACCGGACGGCCGGGGATCGCCTTCGTCACGCGTGGGCCGGGCGCGACCAATGCGTCGATCGGCGTGCATGTCGCGATGCAGGACAGCCAGCCGATGATCCTGTTCATCGGCGACGTCGATCGCGGCACGCGCGACCGCGAAGCGTTTCAGGAAATCAACTTCGAGGCGATGTTCACGCCCATCGCCAAATGGGCGGCGCGGATCGACGACGCGCGCCGCATCCCCGAATATGTCGCGCGTGCCTACGCCACCGCGATGAACGGGCGACCGGGCCCGGTGGTGCTGGCGCTGCCAGAGGACATGCTCAAGGATGTGGTGGAGGCGGTCGATCGGCCGCGCGTGGATCGGGTCGTGCAGGCGACCGATCCGATCCAGATCGCCGCGCTCGGCGGCGCGCTGGATGGGGCCGAACGGCCGATGCTGCTGATCGGCGGCGCCGGATGGGACGATGCGGCGGCGCGCGATATCGCACAATGGGCCGAGCGCAGCGGCGTGCCGGTCGCATCCGCCTTCCGCCGGCAGGACGCGGTGCCGAACGACTGCCCGGTGTGGGCGGGCAATCTCGGCTATGGTCCCAACCCCAAGCTCGTCGAACGCATCCGTGCCGCCGACCTGCTGCTGGTGATCGGCGCGCGGCTCGGCGAGGCGACCACCGATGGCTATACGCTCATCACGCCCGAGCACCCCGGCCAGACGCTCGTCCATATCCATCCCGACCCCGATGAACTCGGCAGCGTCTACCGCGCCGATCTCGCGATCTGCGCGGACATGGCGTCGTTCGCGGATGGCCTGCTGTCGATCGACATACCGCCGCGCACGACCGGCGCCGAAGCCCATGCCGAGTATCTCGCCTGGTCCACCCCCGCCCCACGCCCCGGCCTCGCGCTCGATCTCGGGCCGTGCGTCGCGGCGATGCGCGAGCGGTTGCCGGCGGACACGATCATCTGCAACGGCGCGGGCAATTACTCGGGCTGGTGGCACCGCTACTGGCGCTATGACCTTCACAGCCAGCTTGCCCCGACCTGTGGCGCGATGGGCTATGGCGTCCCCGCCGCCACCGCCGCCGCCTTGCGCCACCCCGACCGCCAGGTCGTCGCGCTCGCTGGCGACGGCTGCTTCCTGATGAACGGGCAGGAACTCGCGACCGCCGTGGCGCAGGACGCGGACATGCTGGTGCTGGTGATCGACAACAGCGGCTACGGCACGATCCGAATGCATCAGGAGCGCGACTATCCGGGGCGGGTGAGCGGCACGCGGCTGCACAACCCCGATTTCGCCGCGCTCGGCCGCGCTTATGGCTGCTGGGCCGAGACGGTCGAGACCACCGAAGCGTTCGCGCCCGCGCTCGACCGTGCGCTCGCGCAAGGCGGCGTCAAGCTGCTCCACCTCAAGACCGAGATGCGCGCGATCAGCGCAGGCGCGATGCTGGCGGGCGAGGCATAA
- the aroQ gene encoding type II 3-dehydroquinate dehydratase → MPDTIFVLNGPNLNLLGTREPEIYGHDTLDDIAGMLEDRARELDLTVDVRQSNHEGHLVDWLHEAQAIGAKAVLLNAGAFTHTSVAVHDAIKGIRTPVIEVHLSNPHTRETFRHHSYVGMAAKGTIAGFGAYSYMLALEAAARF, encoded by the coding sequence ATGCCCGACACCATCTTCGTCCTCAACGGCCCCAACCTCAACCTGCTCGGCACGCGCGAGCCGGAGATCTATGGGCACGACACGCTCGACGATATCGCCGGCATGCTTGAGGATCGCGCCCGCGAACTCGATCTGACGGTCGATGTGCGCCAATCGAACCACGAGGGGCATCTGGTCGACTGGCTTCACGAGGCGCAAGCGATCGGCGCCAAGGCGGTGCTGCTCAACGCCGGCGCGTTCACCCACACTTCGGTGGCGGTGCATGATGCGATCAAGGGCATCAGGACGCCGGTGATCGAGGTCCACCTTTCCAACCCGCATACACGCGAGACATTTCGGCACCACAGCTACGTCGGAATGGCCGCGAAAGGCACCATAGCGGGGTTCGGCGCGTATTCGTATATGCTGGCGCTTGAAGCCGCCGCGCGGTTCTGA